The sequence TCGCCCTCGGTAATCCTGGGAATCATCAAGAAATAACGCAATAAAACCCATTATAAGTAATCCCCATCGTGATAATGGGTAGGTGATTGGCCGGGTAGCGCAGGGGGCTAATTGGCACTTGAAGAATTAAAAGGGGGGTAGTTAAGAATCTGCCGTGTGGGACACCAGGGATTTCCTTAGGTATATGGGTGTTATTGCAGCCGTGACTGCCTGGCTCGTCATTGCAGTAAGCGTGAGTGTTAATCCATGGTTCATTTTCACGAAAAACGCCTTCAGCGACCTGGGCGGTCCCCATGCCGCTGACCCCTGGATCTACAACTATGGATTAATAACAGCATCGATCTTCATAGACCTATACTCAATAAACCTACTCCTGCTATCCAGGAATAAGGTTGAGGACTTTGCCTCAGCCCTAGTATTCGTCTCAGGCCTATTCCTTGCACTGATAGGTATTTACCACGAGGGAACCCAGCCCCATGTATTCGTATCAACTTGGTTCTTCGCCCAGATGGATATGGCAATAATCACATGGGGCATTGGTTCGTTAATCGCTAGGGATAGGAGGTTAGGTCTGTTTTCATTGTTTCTCGGTATAATGGCACCCGTAATAGCGTTGATCATTCCATGGCCCTCAGCGGCCACCGTGGAGGCCTATGGAATTACCGTGATAGATTCCTGGGTAGCCATAATGACGTACCTAGATGCCAGGCACTTAATTAGGTAAGTCCATGCCAAGTCTTGGCTGGGTTAGCGGAGGTAAAGTTTGCCTCCATTCTACCTGCCTAGGATTATGAACCTCTAAATAATTCCGTATTCCACGGCATCCTGGGTATCAATGCCATGTATACGGCCTCTGTATTAAGCACGACCCTATCTATGAACCTCCTCGTTAGCGCACCAACCAATCCATACCTCCTACCCAGGTTGGGTTCGCCATAATACCCACTAACGACATTATTCAACTCGATTCCCTGTAATACTTTGTTCATGAACCTTTTAGGTACCATAAACCCAGGGCTCATGCCCAGGGTTATTTCACCGTCACTATCGATTATTGAAGCGATGGTCACATCAATGCCCTCATTAAAGCCTTCAATCCTAAGTATTCCAGCCTCAATGCCAACACCGAAGTCGGCGCTCTGCACCATGTTGATCGCATACCTAGCCCTCTTGACGGCCCCGTTAATGATTTCACTAAGACCAATGGGTTCAGGGGATAAATCATTGGGTGGCTCAACTGAAATTACATTAACCCTGAAACCAGCAAGCCTAAACGCTAATTCCGTGCCCCTTACCTTATTCGGGTTTCTGGAACCAAGGGCTACGGGTATCACGGCAAGTAAAGCAAATCTAGGGGTTATAAGGGTTATAATCCGTGATGAGGTTTAGTCGCCTACCGAGCAAATGAAGAATGACTCCAATGCTGACCTCCATCGTTTTAATGAGCAACCTCTTACGTAAGGTAAGGATTAGGATGACGATAATGAAACCTAATACCCATTAGAGCACACGGTTACTAAAGGTCGATAGTAAAATCGCTTGCTACACCATAACGCGCCTTAATAATTCCATGATTAATCCAGGATTTAATTAGAAACCTATTCCGCTCTTTATGATAGGGTACTTATTAATTCTCACTCAATATAGAGGGTAGTCCCTGAGTACTTAGCAGTCCTTAGTTGAGATACCCTTCTCGCAAGCTTTATGGTGGCCTCCACAGCCCTCCTTGCATACTCCTCAGCCCTCTCCAGCGCTTGCATCCTATTAGCTCCAGGACCGATTATTCCCATGCCGACGGGCTTGCCGTAGTCCACGGATAGATCCATCAACTTCCTAGCGGTTTGCTGAGCAACAACCTCATCATGCTTAGTCTCGCCCTGTATCACAGCACCTATGGCGGCAACGGCGTCAACATCATCCTTAGCTAAGAGCTCTTTAACGGCTATGGGCATGTCGTATGTACCCGGCACCTTGGCCACGTAGGTGACCTCAGCACCGAGGAATCTGGCGTGCTCAAGGGCCTTTTGAAGCATTAAGTACGTAACGTCGTAGTTAAACTCCGCAACCACAATCGCAAGCCTAACCCTATCCGCCATACACCATGTTTAAGACGAGTCTAAATTAAAGCTTAATCCCAACACCTAACCCTATCACTAATCCTCCTAAGTATTGGGTCGGCAATCAAGTACTGATTATTAACCTTCATCACGAATTCATTATCCACGAGTTCCTGAGAAGTTTCGTAACCTCACCATCACTTATAGACTTACCTTCCCTCAACTCAAGATACCTCTTAACCTCAGACCAGGCTGCGCCCTGCTTAAGGGCATTGATTATTGGCACATACCTCCTTGAACCCATAGCCTAGCGAAGTTACAAAACTCCTCTTCAACAATACCCGAGGCAATACCTATAGTCCTATCAAGAGCCTCGGGGCCTGGATTACTAATGTATGTAAGTCCAAATAATGATAACCAACCAACAACGCCATCTAACTCATCCATGGCTTTACCAATTAGATCCTCGCTAACAATAATGCCTGCCCTGCTAAACTCACGCCTTAAGAAGCCCAGTGGCTGCTCATGCGTGAATGGCTTTAATTCAATTATTTCAATGTATCTACCGTACAGTGGTGAGTCAGGGTCATTGAGACTTAGATAATTGTAAAGCGTACCGACCTTTGATCCGGCGAATACGAAGGGAATATTTCTCAGACTGTCATAGACGTAGGCGAATATCGGCAGTAAACTATAACCCCTCATTTTATTCAACTCCTGTACCTCATCAATTATCACAACCAAGTGTTTACCTTCTGGTGATACCCATTCATTAATGGCATCAAATAGTGATGGGATTGATACATCCTTAGTCAATTCACTGAACTCTATAGTGAAACCCATTATTGATAAACCCCTAATCCTACTTAGGAAATCAATCAATCTTCGGCTAATTGGCAATAATTGACAGGGATTTAGCAAGCTCATTTAGGAAGTTCCTAATCGTTATGTAGCTCATGCCCTCTAACCTTCTTGCATCAATGTATATCCTAACCATGTCCTTTGTGGCGGCCTTAACAAGTGATGTCTTACCGACACGCCTAAAGCCAATCACAGAGTAATTGCCCTGTTTAATGCTGAAAATCTCAATTGCCTAATCTCGGTTTCTCTACCATATGCCTAAGGCATCATTTGGAGTGTACGTCCAATCACGCTGCAGAGTGGTAATTCCCTTGCTTAGGTGGTAGAAGTAGGTGTGCTGTTCGTCCTATCAATTCTACAACGCCGCTCACAGAATTCGTAGTGACTAATTATTCTCTTCGTGATCTCGGCAATTATGTCTAGTAGTGATGGGTCAGTGTTTAATGGTAATTGATTTTAATCAACGACGCCCTCCTCAGTGATCCTAAAGGTAACCTCCCTCTCTGGGTGGTATGGCGAGTCGAATATCTTGGCGATCCTGACATTCTCCTTACCCTTCCTCAGCCAAACCCTGTACGTTGCGCCATGGGCGATCACATTACCACCAGCGGGCTTAAGGGGGTTTCCGAAGAAGACGTCCGGCTGCGCAACCACTTGGTTTGTGACGACTACGGCTGCGTTGTATATGTCGGCGATCCTGAGTAGTTGGGCTATGTGGTGGTTGAGCTTCTGCTGTCTCTCGGCTAGGTTCTCCCTGCCCGGGTACTCACTCCTGAAGTGGGCTACCAATGAGTCAATGACTATTAGGCCAATGTTCTCCTTCTCAATGATCTTCTTACTCTCCTCAACAATCATCATTTGGTGATCACTGTTGTAGGCCCTGGCGTAGAGAATGTTCCTAAGGGCCTCCTGCGGGTCCAAACCCCTGTACTTGGCTATCTGCATGATCCTCTCGGGCCTAAAGGTATTCTCGGTATCAACATACAAAGCCTTAGCCTTCAGGCCACCCTTATCCTCAGGCAATTGAACCATTATGCTCAATTGATGGCAGAGTTGGGTCTTACCGCTGCCGAATTCACCGACCAGCTCCGTAATGGCCTTGGTCTCAATGCCGCCACCAAGCAACTCATCCAGCGCCCTAACGCCAGTGCTAATCCTCCTGATGCCCCTCCTCTTCTCGTAAAGCTCGTAGGCAGTTATGAATGGTGTTAAGCCAATGAGCTTCTGTGCAGATGCAATAATCTGCTTGGCCCTATCCTCGCTACCCAGTATGTCGGATAGCTCCTTAACGCTTGCAAAGGCAACGTCCCTAGCCGTGTTATAGCCAGCCTCCCTGAGCTTCTGTGCCGTGACTCTTCCAACGCCCTCAATCTCCTCAACATCAATGACTGGATAACCACCACTGACGGTTGCTGTGACGACAGTACCGGCGCCTTCCTTGCTGCCCTCCTCCTCACCAGTGTCCTCTGCTTCCTCAATGGGTTCCTCCTCCTTCTCCTCCTCAACTTCCTGCTGTTCCTCCTCCACTCTCTTCCTCCCCTTTGGCATACTCCTCACTGGGGAATAAATGGTAATTACTTAAAAAACTAAGTGTAACTACGAAGGCCTAGTGAGTGTTGCCTCTTAACCTTAACCATACGCCTATGCAGGTCTCGCGCCAAAGCCTATTAATATCACCATCCCCCTCAGCAATGCGCTTGAGTGTGCTCAATACATCACTATCATTAACGACGGGCTTCACGTAGGCCACGTCATCATCATAACCACAGGTAGCCCTGAGTAACCTATCAACAGCCCTCCTTCCAATGAGCCTCCTGAGCTCACCCCAAGTGTAACCAACGTAACCCAACGATTTGTAGAGCTTATCGGCAGGTTCATTACCAAGCCACGTAGTTGCAATATATACATCGGAGTCAGCGCAGATCTCCTCGATGGTGCTCATCAAGATCTTGCCAATACCCAAGCCCCTGCATTTTTCAGCAACGGCTATGTAGTAAATGATGCACAGCCTGACGGAGCCAACGTTGATGCCATAATAAACAGCGGCGCCCACGCTTGAGCCATTGACTATTGCCAACGCCACTGAGCCGACGCCATAATCAACAACGGCCCTTGCATACCTATAGGCTGAGCCAAAGAAATCCCTCAATATCTGCTCGGCGGAACCCATTAACTCCTTACTACCTATGAGTACCGTGATCGATCCGTCGCAGTCCATAAAGACACCCCTGTTAATTACGAGTTAATTCAATTTATTAACAACCAGGACCAAGACAGTTATAGCTAATTATACCCTCCTGCCGCGTCTGCCTCCAGGTGGCCTAATGGTATCTGTCGGTATTGGTGTCACATCCTCAATGCGACCAATTATCAAACCAGCCCTAGCCAAAGCCCTAATTGCAGCTGCCGCGCCAGGACCTGGCGTCTTAGGGCCGTAGCCACCAGGTGCCTTAACCTTTATGTGCACTGCATTAATACCCCTGCTCATGGCTATCTGTGCGGCCTTGTACGCAGCCATCATTGCCGCATACGGACTTGGTTTATCCCTGTCAGCCTTAACCACTTGTCCACCACTAACCCTCGCTACGGTCTCGGCACCAGTTAAATCAGTGATTATTATAATAGTATTGTTATAACTGGAGTAGACATATGCGACGCCCCACCTAAGCTTCTTAGCCCCACTAATCTGCGTTGGCTTTATCTCGGGTAACTGCATTGATTGCGGCGCTGACTGTTGCGCCGACTGTGACTGCTGTTGCCCCTGAACCTCCTCTCCAGCCTTCTCAGTGTTTTCCTGCGACATTCAGTTGATCCGAAATCTACTCATTTTATAAATTTTCTTGCCATCGACCTAGTAAGCACTCTCCATATTCTCAACAATACTCACCAAGTGGCTAGTGCCAACCCTAAACCTCATGGGGTCGGGTTCCCTCTCTGCTGCACTCATCAACTCAAGAACCTGCTGGTAAGTCCTAACACCACCCGCAACCTTAATCCCAACCCTCGGATTATACCTCCTAGATAGCTCAGCCATGAGCCTCACATTCTCCAACTGAGCCCCGGTCTTATTACCAAGTCTCTCCGCGTAACTCCTCTCCTCAAACCCAGTACTCGTCTTTACGAAGTCCGCCCCAGACTGCATCACAATCCTATAGAGTTCGAGCTTCTCCTCCCTAGTCGTGTAGGCGTCCTCAACTATTACCTTAATGATCTTGCCCTCCCTATGGGCGGTCTCAACCACAGTGTTTATATCATGCTCAATCTCACCCCAAAGCCCAGACTTAACAAGGCCTATTGGGGCTACGATATCAAGTTCGTCGGCGTACCGTGAGTAGCGCTTAATGGCGTCTATCCTGGCCTCCGTTGTGCCGGCGCCAAATGGGAAGTCAACCACAGCAACCACCTTGAAGGTATAGCCCTTACGTGCCATGTACTCCCTGGCGTACCTAAGGAATACTGGGTTTATGGTTATTGAGTATGCGCCGTACCTGGCCGTATCCTCGATTAATGCCTCGATATCCCTGGTTGTGCCGTATGGCCTCAGGTACGTATTATCTATTAAACCTATGATATTCATACCCGTCAATTATGGATTAAACCCATTAATGCCTTACCACCTAAAATACTTATTAAATTTCATTAATACGTAGTAATAGGTATGAGCGAACCAACCATTAAGTCTGTTAGGGTTTTGACGGTTATGGGGAATTTCGAGTGGCCCATTGTTAAGGTTGAGCTTAGTAATGGGCTCGTTGGCTATGGCGAGTGCCACAGAGGTCCAGGCATTAAGGAGGTCCTGAGAAGGGCCGAGGAGTTGATTAGGGGTAGGGAGGTTAACGTCGAGTACTTACTAAGGCTCGTCAGGAAGCACATACCGAATTCCGAGTGGGGCGTTGTTAATAACGCAATAAGCGGCTTGGAGACAGCCCTCTGGGACTTGAAGGGTAAGTTAACGGGACTCCCGGTCTATGAACTACTCGGTGGTAGGGTTAGGGATAGGGTCGCTGTTTACGCGGACCTGCACGCTGGTGCTGGTATTACTGAGACCGGTGGTAAGAGGTGGGTTGAGCTGGCCAGTACTGAGGTTGCCTACAACGTTGAGAATTATGTAAGGAGGGCCAGGGAGGCGATGGGCATGGGATTTAGGTACATTAAGTTTGATGTTGATGTGCCGGAGAACATGATGGAGACCGAGTTCGATAGGACAGTGGGCATGAAGGTCGTTAAGTTCGTTACATCATTCATAGGTGGCGTCAGGGATGCTGTTAAGTATGATGTTGATATAATGATTGATGGGCACTGGGCCTTCAGTGTGCCCACGGCTTTAGCCATAGCCAGGGAATTGGCTAGGTATGATGTCTTTTGGTTCGAGGACCCGGTACCGCCTGAGAACATCGATGCCATGATGGAGGTTAGGCTCAAGTCGCCTGTGCCCATAGCCACTGGCGAGAAGTTGTATAGGCTTTCACAATTCAGGGAGTTAATTGGCAAGGGGGCCACTGATATTATACACCCAGACGTTCAGAGGCTCGGTGGTTTACTGGAGATGAAGAAGATCGCCTACCTAGCAGAGGAGTACTATGTACCGGTTGCAATACATAACATCTCAAGCCCAATAGGGACAATGGCCAACGCGCACGTGGCAGCCACCATAGGGGACTTCATAGCCATTGAGTGGCACGCTATTGATTTACCCTGGTGGCCCGACATGGTTAGGGAGGGTATGATAATTAGGGACGGCCACATAATACCGCCAAAGAGGCCTGGTCTCGGAGTTGAACTAAACGAGAGGGTAGCCATCGATCACGCTAAGGATCAAGGTGAAGTTAAGGAATTTCTCCAATAAAAACTACTTATTAAACACCAGGGGATCACTTGCTTAGTTGAAGTGATGAGTGAGCCTCGAACATAGAGTTGATGAAGAAATCGAACCGGGCTGATTATTACTACTGCTGTGTTGGTACCATTGTCAGCTTTGGCTTGATCGCTTGCTTCATGTAGTCAACTAGGTTAGCTTCCTCTATTGCCTTGAGTACCTCTTCGTCGCTGGCACCCCTCTTGACATTCACCTTATACTCTGTTGGTTCGATGTGCTTGACGTTGACCGCCCTCCTCTTGACACCCGTGAGTGTCCTTGGCCCGGTGACTATTACGAAGTTTTCATCCTTAATGTCCACAATGACGCACTTCCTACCTGCTTCTCTACCCGCCACCTTCACGCATACCCTGCCAATATCGAAGACCCTAGGCATCAAGCACGGGTAGTGCAGGGCTTTATAAGCATTTCATGTTTCGAACCTTGTTCTTGGTAATATATAAAGTATGTACTAATACTCTTTATAAGTATATTTAACTTTTAATAATCATGGGTCTCCAAGAAATTTCAGAGAAATATAGGCGCTACTCAAATGATTTAATGAATATACTTAGATTGAGGACTAAGCCCATTGGCGTGGCACTAATAGATAAGGACCCAAGTGAATTAGGCATTAACGCACTCCGCCCTGTTAAACACCTCCGCAGGAAACTAACCTTTTGTCAAATGACCGCCGCTGCCAGGTAC is a genomic window of Vulcanisaeta souniana JCM 11219 containing:
- the deoC gene encoding deoxyribose-phosphate aldolase, with translation MNIIGLIDNTYLRPYGTTRDIEALIEDTARYGAYSITINPVFLRYAREYMARKGYTFKVVAVVDFPFGAGTTEARIDAIKRYSRYADELDIVAPIGLVKSGLWGEIEHDINTVVETAHREGKIIKVIVEDAYTTREEKLELYRIVMQSGADFVKTSTGFEERSYAERLGNKTGAQLENVRLMAELSRRYNPRVGIKVAGGVRTYQQVLELMSAAEREPDPMRFRVGTSHLVSIVENMESAY
- a CDS encoding AAA family ATPase gives rise to the protein MPISRRLIDFLSRIRGLSIMGFTIEFSELTKDVSIPSLFDAINEWVSPEGKHLVVIIDEVQELNKMRGYSLLPIFAYVYDSLRNIPFVFAGSKVGTLYNYLSLNDPDSPLYGRYIEIIELKPFTHEQPLGFLRREFSRAGIIVSEDLIGKAMDELDGVVGWLSLFGLTYISNPGPEALDRTIGIASGIVEEEFCNFARLWVQGGMCQ
- the radA gene encoding DNA repair and recombination protein RadA; translated protein: MPKGRKRVEEEQQEVEEEKEEEPIEEAEDTGEEEGSKEGAGTVVTATVSGGYPVIDVEEIEGVGRVTAQKLREAGYNTARDVAFASVKELSDILGSEDRAKQIIASAQKLIGLTPFITAYELYEKRRGIRRISTGVRALDELLGGGIETKAITELVGEFGSGKTQLCHQLSIMVQLPEDKGGLKAKALYVDTENTFRPERIMQIAKYRGLDPQEALRNILYARAYNSDHQMMIVEESKKIIEKENIGLIVIDSLVAHFRSEYPGRENLAERQQKLNHHIAQLLRIADIYNAAVVVTNQVVAQPDVFFGNPLKPAGGNVIAHGATYRVWLRKGKENVRIAKIFDSPYHPEREVTFRITEEGVVD
- a CDS encoding DUF998 domain-containing protein, producing the protein MGVIAAVTAWLVIAVSVSVNPWFIFTKNAFSDLGGPHAADPWIYNYGLITASIFIDLYSINLLLLSRNKVEDFASALVFVSGLFLALIGIYHEGTQPHVFVSTWFFAQMDMAIITWGIGSLIARDRRLGLFSLFLGIMAPVIALIIPWPSAATVEAYGITVIDSWVAIMTYLDARHLIR
- a CDS encoding GNAT family N-acetyltransferase yields the protein MDCDGSITVLIGSKELMGSAEQILRDFFGSAYRYARAVVDYGVGSVALAIVNGSSVGAAVYYGINVGSVRLCIIYYIAVAEKCRGLGIGKILMSTIEEICADSDVYIATTWLGNEPADKLYKSLGYVGYTWGELRRLIGRRAVDRLLRATCGYDDDVAYVKPVVNDSDVLSTLKRIAEGDGDINRLWRETCIGVWLRLRGNTH
- a CDS encoding 30S ribosomal protein S11, with the protein product MQLPEIKPTQISGAKKLRWGVAYVYSSYNNTIIIITDLTGAETVARVSGGQVVKADRDKPSPYAAMMAAYKAAQIAMSRGINAVHIKVKAPGGYGPKTPGPGAAAAIRALARAGLIIGRIEDVTPIPTDTIRPPGGRRGRRV
- a CDS encoding mandelate racemase/muconate lactonizing enzyme family protein, giving the protein MSEPTIKSVRVLTVMGNFEWPIVKVELSNGLVGYGECHRGPGIKEVLRRAEELIRGREVNVEYLLRLVRKHIPNSEWGVVNNAISGLETALWDLKGKLTGLPVYELLGGRVRDRVAVYADLHAGAGITETGGKRWVELASTEVAYNVENYVRRAREAMGMGFRYIKFDVDVPENMMETEFDRTVGMKVVKFVTSFIGGVRDAVKYDVDIMIDGHWAFSVPTALAIARELARYDVFWFEDPVPPENIDAMMEVRLKSPVPIATGEKLYRLSQFRELIGKGATDIIHPDVQRLGGLLEMKKIAYLAEEYYVPVAIHNISSPIGTMANAHVAATIGDFIAIEWHAIDLPWWPDMVREGMIIRDGHIIPPKRPGLGVELNERVAIDHAKDQGEVKEFLQ
- a CDS encoding 50S ribosomal protein L14e encodes the protein MPRVFDIGRVCVKVAGREAGRKCVIVDIKDENFVIVTGPRTLTGVKRRAVNVKHIEPTEYKVNVKRGASDEEVLKAIEEANLVDYMKQAIKPKLTMVPTQQ
- the yjjX gene encoding inosine/xanthosine triphosphatase → MIPVALGSRNPNKVRGTELAFRLAGFRVNVISVEPPNDLSPEPIGLSEIINGAVKRARYAINMVQSADFGVGIEAGILRIEGFNEGIDVTIASIIDSDGEITLGMSPGFMVPKRFMNKVLQGIELNNVVSGYYGEPNLGRRYGLVGALTRRFIDRVVLNTEAVYMALIPRMPWNTELFRGS
- the ribH gene encoding 6,7-dimethyl-8-ribityllumazine synthase, whose protein sequence is MADRVRLAIVVAEFNYDVTYLMLQKALEHARFLGAEVTYVAKVPGTYDMPIAVKELLAKDDVDAVAAIGAVIQGETKHDEVVAQQTARKLMDLSVDYGKPVGMGIIGPGANRMQALERAEEYARRAVEATIKLARRVSQLRTAKYSGTTLYIE